From bacterium, the proteins below share one genomic window:
- a CDS encoding replication-associated recombination protein A has protein sequence MNLFGEEKQQKKNNPKGFVPLAERMRPENFDDFLGQGEIVGEGKILRLAIEKDEVPSMIFWGPPGTGKTTLARIIAKMTKATFIQLSATSGSVKDIREVVKNAQKSAEFNGRKTILFVDEIHRFNKAQQDAFLPYVENGTIILIGATTENPSFEVNSALLSRCRVFVFKTLSIPEIEQILDHALKNKAKGLGNIKINIATETIKFLAGMSGNDARTALNALELAVKFSPKGKSGAIEISIDAVKESLQKTHLLYDRAGEEHYNIISALHKSMRGSDVDAALYWLGRMLESGEDPLFVARRLVRFASEDIGLADPGALTQAVAAYQASHFNGMPECNVNLAQAVAYLTRAPKSNALYAAYQNVQKDIKNLPAYPVPLHMRNAPTDLMKNIGYGKDYKYNPNFEGPVEQDYLPKELKGRKYFVEKKPKKF, from the coding sequence ATGAATTTATTCGGCGAAGAAAAACAACAGAAAAAAAATAATCCGAAAGGTTTTGTTCCTTTGGCGGAGCGAATGCGGCCGGAAAATTTTGATGATTTTTTGGGGCAGGGAGAGATCGTCGGGGAAGGGAAGATATTGCGTTTGGCGATCGAGAAAGATGAAGTGCCTTCGATGATATTCTGGGGTCCGCCAGGCACGGGGAAAACAACCCTGGCGCGGATAATCGCCAAGATGACCAAAGCGACATTCATTCAGCTGAGCGCGACCAGCGGAAGCGTAAAAGATATCCGCGAGGTGGTAAAAAACGCCCAGAAGTCGGCTGAATTCAACGGCCGAAAAACGATTTTGTTTGTGGATGAAATTCATCGCTTTAATAAAGCCCAGCAAGACGCTTTTTTGCCGTATGTGGAAAACGGTACGATCATTCTGATCGGCGCGACCACGGAAAATCCTTCGTTCGAAGTCAACTCGGCGCTTCTCTCGCGATGCCGGGTTTTTGTTTTTAAAACTCTAAGCATTCCGGAAATTGAGCAGATTTTAGATCATGCTCTAAAAAATAAAGCGAAAGGTTTGGGAAATATTAAAATTAATATCGCGACGGAAACGATAAAGTTTTTGGCCGGTATGTCCGGGAATGACGCGCGGACCGCTTTGAACGCGCTGGAGCTGGCAGTGAAATTTTCTCCGAAGGGCAAAAGTGGCGCCATAGAAATTAGCATTGATGCGGTTAAAGAATCTTTGCAAAAAACGCATTTGCTCTACGACCGCGCCGGCGAGGAACACTATAATATAATTTCGGCTTTGCATAAATCCATGCGGGGGAGCGATGTCGATGCCGCGCTTTATTGGCTGGGGCGGATGCTGGAATCGGGCGAGGATCCGCTTTTTGTCGCGCGGCGCTTGGTGCGTTTTGCTTCCGAAGATATCGGGCTCGCGGATCCGGGCGCTTTGACCCAAGCAGTCGCCGCTTATCAAGCCAGTCATTTCAACGGTATGCCGGAGTGTAATGTCAATCTGGCGCAAGCGGTTGCGTATTTGACTCGCGCGCCAAAAAGCAACGCTTTGTATGCGGCTTATCAAAATGTTCAAAAAGACATAAAAAATCTGCCGGCGTATCCGGTGCCGCTTCATATGCGCAACGCGCCGACAGATTTGATGAAAAATATTGGCTATGGCAAAGATTATAAATATAATCCGAATTTCGAGGGGCCGGTGGAACAGGATTATTTGCCAAAAGAGCTTAAAGGCAGAAAGTATTTTGTGGAGAAAAAGCCCAAGAAATTTTAG
- a CDS encoding 4Fe-4S binding protein, whose protein sequence is MTINRYKCGYCGACVSVCPEKLGALELIETWVKVDLNMCTGCGICAKICPVGAIEIIKTA, encoded by the coding sequence ATAACAATTAATAGATACAAATGCGGCTATTGCGGAGCATGCGTATCGGTGTGTCCGGAAAAACTCGGCGCTTTGGAGTTAATAGAAACGTGGGTAAAAGTTGATCTCAATATGTGCACTGGTTGCGGTATTTGCGCCAAAATATGCCCCGTTGGCGCGATAGAAATAATTAAGACTGCCTAA
- a CDS encoding tetratricopeptide repeat protein, which yields MEPEILTKKELKERKKKILDIRYKGEFDTVLDEIGSFIKDLMFSDDPVARRTIGWAMHERGVVFQNKGMNWEAGMECLQDAFAYRKAIDDPIGQAYTIFQIPMFRLAYKEKTEDVHPDFQRAKPYVLQAISMLESKHLMMVATAEEKEDLGNMYQNLAYIYQQEGDDQQAMLAYKKALDFRKKIGDRRGTGITLARMAEIEEDFQKAERYLNKAYQIFDSIGDISRLKQVRETREKIGKKKLLSELEEKK from the coding sequence ATGGAACCAGAAATATTAACGAAAAAAGAATTAAAAGAAAGAAAGAAAAAAATACTGGACATCAGGTACAAGGGCGAATTTGACACTGTTCTGGACGAAATCGGATCCTTTATCAAAGATCTGATGTTCAGCGATGATCCCGTTGCGAGGAGAACGATCGGATGGGCAATGCACGAAAGAGGCGTGGTTTTCCAAAATAAGGGAATGAATTGGGAAGCCGGGATGGAATGCCTTCAGGACGCCTTCGCTTACAGGAAAGCGATCGATGATCCCATAGGCCAAGCCTACACGATTTTCCAAATTCCTATGTTTCGGCTGGCATACAAAGAAAAAACGGAAGACGTACATCCTGATTTTCAAAGGGCAAAGCCATACGTTTTGCAAGCGATAAGCATGTTGGAAAGCAAGCATTTGATGATGGTCGCTACGGCTGAAGAGAAAGAAGATCTTGGAAATATGTACCAGAACCTGGCTTATATCTATCAGCAGGAAGGAGATGATCAACAGGCGATGCTTGCGTATAAAAAAGCGCTGGATTTCAGAAAGAAGATCGGCGACAGGCGCGGCACGGGTATTACCTTGGCAAGAATGGCGGAGATCGAAGAAGATTTTCAAAAAGCGGAAAGATACCTGAACAAGGCATATCAAATTTTTGACAGCATCGGCGACATAAGCCGGCTCAAGCAGGTCAGGGAAACCCGCGAGAAAATCGGGAAAAAGAAATTATTATCAGAACTTGAGGAGAAAAAATAA
- a CDS encoding MBL fold metallo-hydrolase, with amino-acid sequence MIITWYGHSCFKINTKDVTIVTDPFSKEIGIKPYFGAADIVTVSHEHYDHNNVESLKGDPFIARTPGEFETKNIFIYGFRSYHDKKNGAEKGTNTIYLIEAEDMRICHLGDLGETLSDKVIEKLGQVDILMIPVGGVYTLDAKEADELIDRIEPSIVLPMHYKTPSLNIKIDTLDKFLTARGIKKQETLDRLTIKKKELNPEENKVVILEAAH; translated from the coding sequence ATGATTATAACCTGGTATGGGCACAGTTGCTTTAAAATAAACACAAAAGACGTCACTATTGTTACCGATCCGTTCAGTAAAGAAATCGGCATTAAGCCGTATTTTGGCGCGGCAGATATTGTGACCGTCAGCCACGAGCATTATGATCATAATAATGTCGAATCTCTAAAAGGGGATCCTTTTATCGCGAGAACCCCGGGAGAATTTGAAACCAAAAATATTTTTATTTACGGTTTTAGGTCATATCATGATAAAAAAAATGGCGCCGAGAAGGGCACCAATACTATTTATTTGATCGAGGCCGAAGATATGCGGATCTGTCATTTGGGGGATTTGGGAGAAACATTATCGGATAAGGTCATAGAAAAATTGGGGCAAGTGGATATTTTAATGATCCCGGTAGGCGGAGTTTATACTTTGGACGCCAAAGAAGCGGATGAATTGATCGATCGGATCGAGCCGTCGATAGTTTTACCGATGCATTATAAAACCCCATCTTTAAATATCAAAATTGATACGTTAGATAAGTTTTTAACGGCGCGAGGAATCAAGAAACAAGAAACTCTTGATCGCCTGACGATCAAGAAGAAGGAATTGAATCCGGAAGAAAATAAAGTGGTGATATTGGAAGCGGCGCACTAA
- the ftsH gene encoding ATP-dependent zinc metalloprotease FtsH translates to MNPIAKQIAIIFLVFLAISAVFTFSNSSGKKPETVSIGQLVSQINEGKVKSVKVTGDALEIVLNDGTKETSLKEQSSLSDSLKNYGVAPEKIAAANIEMSDGSGKDFLYSVIPSIFFFLLIIGFIWMMLSRLQQGNVQAMSFGQSRARIYWPGKDKNQITFKDVAGVKEAKEELKEIVDFLQSPKKFTDMGARIPRGVLLMGSPGTGKTLLARAVAGEAGVPFFSISGSEFVEMFVGVGASRVRDLFKMAKKNAPAILFVDEIDAVGRQRGTGLGGGHDEREQTLNQILVEMDGFETDTNVIVMAATNRPDVLDPALLRPGRFDRRVVLDDPDINDREAILKIHAKVKHLDKGVNFRIIASRTPGFSGADLSNLANEAAILAARRGKKKVTQTEFLESIEKVMMGPERKSHLLNEKEKKIAAYHEAGHALVSASLTHTDPVHKISIISRGKAAGYTLQLPSEDRYLKTKSEFVDQLAVLLGGFVAEKVVFSELTTGATSDLGKLSELARDLVMRYGMSDKIGPVTFARTGEMVFLGRDLGDRIHYSEKVASEIDNEVAKFIEDAQKTAEKVITERRKKLDEIAAVLIEKETIEKEEFAELMKK, encoded by the coding sequence ATGAATCCAATAGCAAAACAAATAGCGATTATTTTTTTAGTTTTTTTGGCGATTTCCGCCGTATTCACTTTTTCCAATTCTTCCGGCAAAAAACCGGAGACGGTTTCTATCGGCCAACTGGTGTCTCAGATCAACGAAGGAAAAGTGAAATCAGTAAAAGTTACGGGAGATGCGCTGGAAATTGTTTTAAATGACGGCACAAAAGAAACTTCTCTTAAAGAGCAGTCTTCTTTGTCCGATTCGCTGAAAAATTATGGCGTAGCGCCGGAAAAGATCGCGGCGGCAAACATTGAAATGAGTGACGGAAGCGGAAAAGATTTTTTATACAGTGTTATTCCTTCGATATTTTTCTTTTTGCTTATAATCGGTTTTATTTGGATGATGCTTTCCCGGCTTCAGCAAGGGAATGTCCAAGCGATGAGCTTCGGGCAATCCCGGGCCAGAATATATTGGCCGGGAAAAGACAAAAATCAGATAACTTTTAAAGATGTGGCTGGCGTGAAAGAGGCGAAAGAAGAGCTTAAAGAAATTGTTGATTTTTTGCAAAGCCCGAAAAAATTCACTGATATGGGAGCGCGCATTCCTCGCGGTGTATTGCTGATGGGGTCTCCAGGAACGGGAAAAACTCTTTTGGCGCGAGCCGTGGCCGGAGAAGCCGGGGTGCCGTTTTTCAGCATTTCCGGTTCGGAATTCGTGGAGATGTTCGTTGGCGTCGGCGCGAGCCGGGTGAGAGATCTTTTTAAGATGGCGAAGAAAAACGCGCCGGCAATTCTTTTTGTCGACGAAATTGACGCGGTGGGGCGGCAGCGGGGAACGGGTTTGGGCGGAGGGCACGATGAGCGCGAGCAGACTTTAAACCAAATTTTAGTGGAAATGGACGGTTTTGAAACCGATACCAATGTAATTGTTATGGCGGCGACCAATAGGCCCGATGTTCTTGATCCGGCTTTGCTCCGGCCGGGACGTTTTGACAGAAGAGTGGTTCTAGACGATCCGGACATCAATGACAGGGAAGCGATTTTGAAAATTCATGCGAAAGTCAAGCATTTGGATAAGGGCGTTAATTTTAGGATAATTGCTTCTCGCACCCCGGGTTTTTCCGGAGCGGATCTGTCCAATCTGGCCAATGAAGCCGCAATTTTAGCGGCGCGCCGAGGGAAGAAGAAGGTAACTCAAACAGAGTTTTTAGAGTCAATCGAAAAAGTAATGATGGGACCGGAGCGCAAAAGCCATCTTTTGAACGAAAAGGAGAAAAAAATTGCCGCTTATCACGAGGCAGGTCATGCTTTGGTTTCCGCAAGCCTTACTCATACCGATCCGGTTCATAAAATTTCCATTATTTCGCGCGGAAAAGCCGCCGGTTACACGCTTCAGCTTCCAAGCGAGGATAGATATTTGAAAACAAAATCGGAATTTGTCGATCAACTGGCTGTTTTATTGGGAGGGTTTGTCGCGGAAAAAGTTGTTTTTTCGGAATTAACCACCGGGGCGACCAGCGACCTGGGAAAATTATCCGAATTGGCCAGAGACCTTGTGATGCGTTATGGAATGAGCGACAAGATCGGCCCGGTGACTTTTGCTCGGACAGGAGAGATGGTGTTCTTGGGCAGAGATCTCGGAGATCGTATTCATTATTCGGAAAAAGTCGCGTCCGAAATAGACAATGAAGTAGCTAAGTTCATTGAAGACGCGCAGAAAACGGCGGAAAAGGTTATTACCGAGCGGAGAAAAAAACTGGACGAAATAGCCGCTGTGCTGATCGAAAAAGAAACTATCGAGAAAGAAGAATTCGCGGAGCTGATGAAAAAATAG
- a CDS encoding NYN domain-containing protein — MSNLTNTSSVSYKNQRVGVFVDVQNMYHSAKNIYHARVDFKEILLSAVSGRQLIRAFAYVITTEGGEEKKFLSALSKQGFEIKDKDLQIFAGGMKKADWDVGMAVDAIAMADKLDVVVLVTGDGDFVPLVEYLKINKGCLVEVMAFSDSVSRRLVEAADFFIDLGGKKSKFLIKQ, encoded by the coding sequence ATGTCAAATTTAACAAATACAAGTTCCGTAAGTTATAAAAATCAAAGAGTCGGTGTTTTTGTGGATGTGCAGAATATGTATCATTCCGCAAAAAATATCTACCATGCCAGAGTCGATTTCAAGGAAATACTTTTATCGGCAGTGTCTGGCAGACAGTTGATCAGGGCTTTTGCTTATGTGATCACTACGGAAGGCGGCGAAGAAAAAAAGTTTCTAAGCGCTTTGTCGAAGCAAGGGTTTGAAATAAAAGATAAAGATCTGCAAATATTTGCCGGCGGAATGAAAAAAGCCGATTGGGACGTGGGAATGGCGGTTGACGCGATCGCGATGGCCGACAAGCTGGATGTGGTGGTGCTCGTGACCGGGGACGGGGATTTTGTTCCTTTGGTCGAGTATTTAAAAATAAACAAAGGATGCTTGGTGGAAGTAATGGCTTTTTCGGACAGCGTTTCGCGCCGGTTGGTTGAGGCCGCGGATTTTTTTATTGATCTGGGCGGGAAGAAAAGCAAGTTCTTGATTAAACAGTAG
- a CDS encoding tyrosine-type recombinase/integrase — protein sequence MTNQAQISKNKNSAPNPHAEDFLQYLELEKGRSKKTISAYRLSLEKFYSFARLDSPESKRTGNVPPEKISLDLVKKYRLRLNGSTSLTTGSSTKPIQSRSPQVTAKELKKVTQNYHLIVLRAYLKYLAKNNISTLAPEKIELAKIPERQVNFLEAEEVEQLLDFNPGESLRLLRDKAILELLFSTGLRVSELAALKRTDINLKKDEFSVRGKGGKIRPIFTSPSAREAIKAYIARRADPEPALFVSIPKNKTALTQLTPRSIERMIKKYAVTAGITKKITPHTLRHSFATDLLINGADIRSVQSMLGHSSITTTQIYTHITDRQLREVHKAFHGKRKK from the coding sequence ATGACAAATCAAGCCCAAATATCGAAAAATAAAAATTCCGCGCCCAATCCTCACGCCGAGGACTTTTTGCAATACTTGGAACTGGAAAAAGGACGAAGTAAAAAAACTATTAGCGCTTATCGGTTAAGTTTGGAAAAATTTTACTCATTTGCTCGCCTCGATTCGCCCGAGTCGAAGCGGACGGGAAATGTGCCTCCGGAAAAAATATCTTTGGATCTGGTTAAAAAATATCGCCTCCGGCTTAATGGTTCGACTTCGCTCACCACAGGCAGTTCGACAAAACCAATTCAATCTCGTTCGCCACAAGTCACCGCCAAAGAATTAAAAAAGGTCACTCAAAATTATCATTTAATAGTTCTCCGGGCATATCTCAAATACCTCGCAAAAAATAATATCTCCACGCTGGCGCCGGAAAAGATCGAGCTAGCAAAAATCCCCGAACGCCAAGTAAATTTCCTGGAAGCGGAAGAGGTCGAGCAGCTCCTGGATTTTAACCCGGGAGAAAGCCTGCGCTTGCTCCGCGATAAAGCGATACTGGAATTGCTTTTTTCCACCGGGCTCCGCGTTTCCGAGCTCGCCGCTCTCAAGCGCACTGATATTAATTTAAAAAAAGACGAATTCAGCGTCCGCGGCAAAGGCGGAAAGATCCGTCCGATCTTCACTTCCCCGAGCGCGCGCGAAGCGATCAAAGCCTACATCGCCCGCCGCGCCGATCCGGAGCCGGCGCTGTTTGTCAGTATTCCCAAAAATAAAACTGCGCTCACCCAGCTCACTCCTCGCAGTATTGAAAGAATGATAAAAAAATACGCCGTCACGGCCGGCATCACCAAAAAGATCACTCCGCACACGCTCCGCCATTCTTTTGCCACCGACCTTCTGATAAACGGCGCCGATATCCGCTCGGTACAATCCATGCTTGGGCACTCCAGCATCACCACCACTCAAATTTATACCCATATCACCGACCGCCAGCTCCGCGAAGTGCACAAAGCTTTCCACGGAAAAAGAAAAAAATAG
- the pnp gene encoding polyribonucleotide nucleotidyltransferase: protein MSVKKFSTELGGKTLTVESGRLACLANGSITVQYGDTVILATAVMSKAPRAGLDFFPLYVDFEEKLYAAGKIKGSRFIKKETRPSDEAILSGRLIDRTLRPLFPEGMRNEVQVILTVLSVDGENDPDIPSIIAASLALGVSSIPWAGPVGAVRVAKVDGKNIINPSYEERAKSSLDLVVSGTTGKINMVEAGAKEINETEIFDAELLAEKEIAKIIKFEESVIKEIGKAKSAAVLTKPSDEVKKAVEEFLRDKLEEVIYEKDKETSVRKMDELTAKLKELVMEKFGEEKWAEASALMDEIINKVVHKNIIESNKRPDGRSLIEVRKLEIEASILPRTHGSALFKRGTTQSLGVVTLGAPGDEQTIEGIEIDGTKTFMLHYYFPPYSVGEVKPLRGPGRREIGHGALAERALEVLMPSRTDFPYTVRVVSEILSSNGSSSMASVCAGSLALMDAGVPIKTQAAGIAMGLMSDESGKYKILTDIQGPEDHYGDMDLKVAGTKNGVTALQMDVKIDGITSKVFQETILQAKEARLFILGELNKVLSAPRPEMSKYAPRITSFFINPDKIRDVIGPGGKMINQIIKETNVTIDIDDSGLVLVTSKDAKEAERAVKWINDLVREAKVGEIYQGKVTRIIDFGAFVEIFPGSEGLLHISEIAEYRVNAVSDVFKVGDSVRVRVKAIDHLGRVNLTAKNLPSA from the coding sequence ATGTCAGTAAAAAAATTTAGTACCGAACTTGGAGGAAAGACTCTTACTGTTGAGTCTGGAAGGCTTGCATGCCTTGCTAACGGATCAATAACAGTGCAGTATGGCGACACGGTAATTTTGGCGACTGCCGTAATGAGCAAAGCGCCGCGCGCCGGGCTGGACTTTTTTCCGCTTTATGTGGATTTTGAAGAAAAGCTTTACGCCGCCGGAAAAATAAAAGGCAGCCGATTTATTAAAAAAGAGACAAGACCAAGCGACGAAGCAATCTTGTCTGGACGTTTGATCGACAGGACGCTTCGGCCGCTTTTCCCGGAAGGAATGAGGAATGAAGTGCAGGTTATTTTAACCGTGCTTTCGGTGGACGGCGAGAACGATCCTGATATTCCGTCAATTATTGCCGCTTCTTTGGCGTTGGGCGTTTCCAGCATCCCTTGGGCCGGTCCGGTGGGAGCGGTGCGCGTGGCCAAAGTGGACGGAAAAAATATTATCAATCCCAGCTATGAAGAACGCGCCAAAAGCTCTCTTGATCTGGTAGTCAGCGGAACAACGGGAAAGATCAATATGGTTGAAGCCGGCGCCAAAGAGATCAATGAGACCGAGATTTTTGACGCGGAACTTTTGGCTGAAAAAGAAATCGCCAAAATAATAAAATTTGAAGAGAGTGTTATTAAAGAAATAGGCAAGGCAAAATCCGCCGCGGTTCTTACGAAGCCGTCGGATGAAGTGAAAAAAGCCGTGGAAGAATTCTTGCGTGATAAGCTGGAAGAAGTTATTTATGAAAAAGACAAGGAAACTTCGGTAAGAAAAATGGATGAGCTCACCGCTAAATTGAAGGAACTTGTCATGGAAAAATTCGGTGAGGAAAAATGGGCGGAAGCATCGGCATTGATGGATGAAATAATCAATAAAGTGGTTCATAAAAATATCATCGAGTCCAATAAACGTCCGGACGGAAGATCTTTGATTGAGGTGCGCAAACTGGAAATAGAGGCCAGTATTTTGCCCAGAACTCACGGATCGGCGCTTTTCAAGCGGGGAACGACTCAATCGTTGGGCGTAGTGACTTTGGGCGCTCCCGGCGACGAGCAGACGATTGAAGGCATCGAAATAGACGGGACAAAAACTTTTATGCTGCATTATTATTTTCCTCCTTATTCGGTAGGGGAAGTAAAGCCTTTGCGCGGCCCGGGCAGGCGCGAGATCGGGCATGGAGCTTTGGCTGAAAGAGCCTTGGAAGTTTTGATGCCATCCAGAACGGATTTTCCTTATACGGTTCGTGTCGTTTCGGAAATTTTATCCTCAAACGGTTCTTCCTCGATGGCGAGCGTGTGCGCCGGAAGCTTGGCTCTGATGGATGCCGGTGTGCCGATCAAGACTCAGGCGGCGGGAATTGCCATGGGGCTCATGAGCGACGAGAGCGGAAAATATAAAATTCTTACTGATATTCAAGGACCGGAAGATCATTACGGCGATATGGATCTGAAAGTTGCCGGAACCAAAAATGGCGTTACGGCTTTGCAAATGGATGTAAAAATAGACGGCATTACTTCCAAGGTTTTTCAGGAAACAATTTTGCAAGCCAAAGAAGCGCGATTATTTATTTTGGGCGAGCTGAACAAAGTTCTTTCCGCGCCAAGGCCGGAAATGAGCAAATACGCGCCGCGCATCACCAGCTTCTTCATTAATCCCGACAAGATCAGAGATGTGATCGGTCCCGGCGGCAAGATGATAAATCAAATTATCAAAGAAACAAACGTAACTATCGATATTGATGATTCCGGCTTGGTTTTAGTGACATCAAAAGACGCCAAAGAAGCTGAACGGGCCGTCAAATGGATCAATGATCTGGTGCGCGAAGCTAAAGTCGGCGAAATTTATCAGGGAAAAGTCACCAGAATAATTGACTTCGGAGCTTTTGTGGAAATTTTCCCCGGAAGCGAAGGGTTGCTGCACATTTCCGAGATAGCCGAATACAGAGTAAACGCCGTGAGTGATGTTTTTAAGGTAGGTGACAGTGTAAGAGTAAGGGTTAAAGCTATTGATCATTTGGGCCGGGTAAATCTTACGGCAAAAAATTTACCTTCAGCCTAA
- a CDS encoding S1 RNA-binding domain-containing protein yields the protein MTKNKTDEKDSEKGSAMMKQLLADEKNKIKIPQAGDLIEGAVIDIGKQTLFMDLGPIGTGVIYGRELQDGFGTLKSLKIGDKLKATVIDPENDEGYIELSIRTASYELAWEDIYKKMQDGEIISIKIKEANRGGLVTELYGIKAFLPVSQLANEHYPRVEEGDKSQILTLLNKFINHEMRVKIIDANKEDEKLIVSEKETYADEEKKAISLLKTGDVVEGVISGVVDFGAFVKFNLPGEAPKEGGKELEGLVHISELAWQLIENPRDIIRAGDKIQAKIIGIDGTRISLSLKALKEDPWHILKYKVGDLVDGKVHKITPYGAFVYLDKDIHGLIHISELGSIEEAKKVLAIGKTEKFKIISLEPKEHRMGLALASKVSKTAKPAAEIPKPKTEEKAKPETKKVEVKKTETKKPETKEKTEPKEKPKKEVKKKPAAKKTTKKK from the coding sequence ATGACAAAAAATAAAACTGACGAAAAAGACAGCGAAAAAGGCTCTGCTATGATGAAGCAGCTTTTAGCCGACGAAAAAAACAAAATTAAGATTCCCCAAGCCGGAGACCTGATCGAAGGCGCGGTAATTGATATCGGCAAACAGACCTTGTTTATGGATCTGGGCCCGATCGGCACCGGCGTAATTTACGGCCGGGAACTTCAGGATGGTTTTGGCACGCTGAAATCGCTAAAGATCGGAGATAAACTCAAAGCGACGGTCATTGATCCGGAAAATGACGAAGGCTATATCGAACTCTCGATCCGAACCGCGAGCTACGAACTCGCTTGGGAAGATATTTATAAAAAAATGCAAGATGGCGAGATTATTTCCATAAAAATCAAAGAAGCAAACCGCGGCGGATTAGTAACCGAACTTTATGGCATCAAAGCTTTTTTGCCCGTCTCGCAATTGGCAAACGAGCATTATCCGCGCGTCGAGGAAGGCGACAAATCGCAAATCTTGACCCTCTTGAATAAATTTATCAATCACGAAATGAGAGTTAAGATCATCGACGCCAACAAGGAAGATGAAAAATTGATCGTTTCCGAAAAAGAAACCTACGCCGACGAAGAGAAAAAAGCGATTTCCCTGCTCAAAACCGGCGATGTCGTGGAAGGAGTTATCAGCGGAGTCGTTGATTTCGGAGCTTTTGTAAAATTCAATCTGCCCGGCGAAGCGCCCAAGGAAGGCGGAAAAGAACTGGAAGGCCTAGTGCATATTTCCGAACTTGCCTGGCAATTGATCGAAAACCCGAGAGACATTATCCGGGCCGGAGATAAGATCCAAGCCAAAATAATCGGCATTGACGGAACAAGGATCTCGTTATCTCTCAAAGCTCTCAAGGAAGACCCGTGGCACATTCTCAAATACAAAGTTGGCGATCTGGTCGACGGCAAAGTCCACAAGATCACGCCTTACGGAGCTTTTGTCTATCTTGATAAAGATATCCATGGCTTGATCCACATTTCTGAACTTGGAAGTATTGAAGAAGCTAAAAAAGTTCTGGCCATCGGCAAGACAGAAAAATTCAAGATCATTTCTCTGGAACCGAAAGAACACAGAATGGGATTGGCTTTGGCTTCAAAAGTTTCTAAAACTGCCAAACCTGCCGCAGAAATTCCAAAACCAAAAACGGAAGAGAAGGCTAAGCCTGAAACTAAGAAAGTTGAAGTAAAGAAAACTGAAACGAAAAAACCCGAGACTAAAGAAAAGACTGAACCCAAAGAAAAACCTAAGAAAGAAGTAAAGAAAAAACCGGCTGCAAAGAAAACAACTAAAAAGAAGTAG
- the rpsO gene encoding 30S ribosomal protein S15, translating to MIKKEEKTKLIKKYARDEKDTGSPEVQIAILSERIKELTDHLGTHKKDNHSRRGLLTMVTKRRNLLGYLEEKNKARYEKVAKSLKL from the coding sequence ATGATAAAGAAAGAGGAAAAAACAAAGCTGATCAAAAAGTACGCCAGAGATGAGAAAGACACCGGTTCTCCGGAAGTGCAAATAGCTATTTTGTCCGAGAGGATCAAGGAATTGACCGATCATCTTGGTACGCACAAAAAAGATAATCATTCAAGAAGAGGATTATTGACCATGGTCACCAAAAGAAGAAATCTTTTGGGCTATCTTGAAGAAAAAAACAAAGCTCGCTATGAAAAAGTCGCCAAGTCTCTTAAGCTCTAA
- a CDS encoding RNA polymerase sigma factor, translated as MQTNTLEQEFLDNYDKNAGHILKHIYFRVNNWELAEDLTQETFFKAWGHIASNGEKINNLKTFTYRIAHNLIIDHYRRKPRIPLSIEIVNTDKIFSEPLHEKQVDRMINEKLMREKLSSLEEPYRQIIVHRYFDDLSIKEISVITGKSENNISVMIHRAIKILKNKIYHE; from the coding sequence ATGCAAACGAATACACTCGAACAAGAATTTTTAGACAATTATGATAAAAACGCCGGCCATATCCTAAAACATATTTATTTCAGAGTTAATAACTGGGAATTGGCCGAAGATTTGACGCAGGAAACTTTTTTTAAAGCCTGGGGCCATATTGCTTCCAATGGCGAAAAAATCAATAATCTTAAAACATTTACCTATAGGATCGCCCATAATCTGATCATAGACCATTATCGCAGAAAACCGCGCATCCCTCTCTCGATAGAAATCGTCAATACCGATAAAATATTTTCCGAGCCTCTCCATGAAAAACAAGTCGACCGGATGATCAACGAAAAACTGATGAGGGAAAAACTGTCTTCACTGGAAGAGCCTTACCGGCAAATCATCGTTCATCGCTATTTCGACGATCTGAGCATTAAAGAGATCAGTGTGATCACCGGCAAATCGGAAAACAATATAAGCGTTATGATCCATCGGGCGATTAAAATTTTAAAAAATAAAATATATCATGAATAA